From Oncorhynchus mykiss isolate Arlee unplaced genomic scaffold, USDA_OmykA_1.1 un_scaffold_258, whole genome shotgun sequence, one genomic window encodes:
- the LOC118948733 gene encoding extensin-like — translation MDHLVVAHGLLQATKHPLPQPPAGHQTSLTTASCRPPNIPYHSLLQATKHPLPTASCRPPNIPYPQPPAGHQTSLNHNLLQATKHPSTTTSCRPPNIPQPQPPAGQQTSLTNSLLQATKHPSTTASCWPANIPYPQPPDGQQTSLTHSLLQATKHPSTTASCWPANIPYPQPPAGHQTSLTHSLLQATKHPSTTASCRPPNIPQPQPPAGHQTSLNHSLLQATKHPLPTASCRPPNIPQPQPPAGHQTSLNHNLLQATKHPSTTTSCWPANIPYQQPPAGHQTSLNHSLLLASKHPLPTAS, via the exons ATGGATCACTTAGTTGTGGCCCACGGCCTCCTGCAGGCCACCAAACATCCCTTACCACAGCCTCCTGCAGGCCACCAAACATCCCTTACCACAGCCTCCTGCAGGCCACCAAACATCCCTTACCACAGCCTCCTGCAGGCCACCAAACATCCCTTACCCACAGCCTCCTGCAG GCCACCAAACATCCCTTACCCACAGCCTCCTGCAGGCCACCAAACATCCCTCAACCACAACCTCCTGCAGGCCACCAAACATCCCTCAACCACAACCTCCTGCAGGCCACCAAACATCCCTCAACCACAACCTCCTGCTGGCCAGCAAACATCCCTTACCAACAGCCTCCTGCAGGCCACCAAACATCCCTCAACCACAGCCTCCTGCTGGCCAGCAAACATCCCTTACCCACAGCCTCCTGATGGCCAGCAAACATCCCTTACCCACAGCCTCCTGCAGGCCACCAAACATCCCTCAACCACAGCCTCCTGCTGGCCAGCAAACATCCCTTACCCACAGCCTCCTGCAG GCCACCAAACATCCCTTACCCACAGCCTCCTGCAGGCCACCAAACATCCCTCGACCACAGCCTCATGCAGGCCACCAAACATCCCTCAACCACAGCCTCCTGCAGGCCACCAAACATCCCTCAACCACAGCCTCCTGCAGGCCACCAAACATCCCTTACCCACAGCCTCCTGCAGGCCACCAAACATCCCTCAACCACAACCTCCTGCAGGCCACCAAACATCCCTCAACCACAACCTCCTGCAGGCCACCAAACATCCCTCAACCACAACCTCCTGCTGGCCAGCAAACATCCCTTACCAACAGCCTCCTGCAGGCCACCAAACATCCCTCAACCACAGCCTCCTGCTGGCCAGCAAACATCCCTTACCCACAGCCTCCTGA